In a single window of the Arthrobacter sp. StoSoilA2 genome:
- a CDS encoding P-II family nitrogen regulator, with product MKLITAIVRPEKLEAVREGLEAYGVQGLTVSAASGYGRQRGYTEVYRGAEYNVDLLPKIRIEVLATDEQADDILDVLIASSNTGRAGDGKVWTVDVYEAVRVRTGERGSAAI from the coding sequence ATGAAGCTCATTACAGCGATCGTCCGCCCGGAAAAGCTCGAAGCAGTCCGGGAAGGCCTGGAAGCGTACGGGGTCCAGGGTTTGACGGTCAGCGCGGCAAGCGGCTACGGCCGGCAGCGCGGCTACACCGAGGTGTACCGCGGCGCCGAGTACAACGTGGACCTGCTGCCCAAGATCCGCATCGAGGTTCTTGCCACGGACGAGCAGGCAGATGACATCCTGGATGTCCTCATCGCCAGCTCCAACACAGGACGTGCCGGAGACGGCAAGGTCTGGACCGTGGATGTTTACGAAGCAGTTCGGGTTCGGACCGGTGAGCGCGGCTCAGCCGCCATCTAG
- a CDS encoding ammonium transporter, whose amino-acid sequence MELTAGHVWVMVAAALVLFMTPGLAFFYGGMTRAKAALNMMMMSFISIGIVGVVWVLWGASMSSGEGFMEIVGNPFATFGLEGITTPDGLIKVGYAATFAIITVALISGAIADRAKFGAWSLFVPVWVTLVYCPLAYMVWGGGLFGPEGAIGKALGPAIDFAGGTVVHINAGVAALVLVLIIGNRRGFGKDPNHRPHNIPFVMLGAAILWFGWFGFNGGAAATAEQAGLIWINTLAAPAAAMIAWLVTERIRDGHPTSLGAASGVVAGLVAITPACANVSPVGALGLGVVAGVASALAVGLKFRWGFDDSLDVVGVHLVSGIIGTVALGFIALPVDGVGGGLFYGGGMTQMWAQLAAAGVAIAFSAIMTAIIAFAIHKTMGFRVSTEQESVGVDLSLHAETAYEFGVGGHGGSFQPLHDLVTGKSEEKAAAEGKESVQA is encoded by the coding sequence ATGGAACTTACCGCAGGTCACGTATGGGTCATGGTGGCGGCGGCACTCGTGCTGTTCATGACTCCCGGTTTGGCATTCTTCTACGGCGGCATGACCCGCGCCAAGGCAGCCCTGAACATGATGATGATGAGCTTCATCTCCATCGGCATCGTGGGTGTGGTCTGGGTGCTGTGGGGCGCGTCGATGAGCTCAGGCGAAGGCTTCATGGAGATCGTGGGCAATCCGTTTGCCACCTTCGGCCTTGAAGGTATCACCACACCCGATGGTTTGATCAAGGTCGGCTACGCGGCCACCTTCGCCATCATCACGGTAGCCCTTATCAGCGGCGCCATCGCAGACCGCGCCAAGTTCGGCGCCTGGAGCCTGTTCGTTCCCGTTTGGGTCACCCTGGTCTACTGCCCGCTTGCCTACATGGTCTGGGGCGGCGGCTTGTTCGGCCCCGAAGGCGCGATCGGCAAGGCCCTTGGCCCGGCCATCGACTTCGCAGGCGGCACCGTGGTGCACATCAACGCCGGTGTTGCAGCACTTGTCCTCGTTCTGATCATCGGTAACCGCCGCGGCTTCGGCAAGGACCCGAACCACCGCCCGCACAACATCCCGTTCGTCATGCTCGGTGCAGCCATCCTCTGGTTCGGCTGGTTCGGCTTCAACGGCGGTGCAGCAGCCACTGCTGAGCAGGCCGGCCTGATCTGGATCAACACTTTGGCGGCCCCCGCCGCAGCCATGATCGCCTGGCTCGTCACCGAACGCATCCGCGATGGCCACCCGACCTCATTGGGTGCAGCTTCCGGTGTGGTCGCCGGCCTGGTTGCCATCACTCCCGCTTGCGCCAATGTCAGCCCGGTGGGTGCCCTTGGACTCGGTGTTGTAGCCGGTGTCGCTTCAGCCCTGGCAGTCGGCCTGAAGTTCCGCTGGGGCTTCGATGACTCCCTGGATGTTGTCGGCGTCCACCTCGTGTCGGGCATCATCGGCACCGTGGCTCTTGGTTTCATCGCCCTTCCTGTCGACGGCGTTGGCGGTGGCCTCTTCTACGGTGGCGGCATGACGCAGATGTGGGCACAGCTCGCAGCTGCCGGCGTCGCAATTGCCTTCTCGGCAATCATGACGGCCATCATTGCCTTCGCAATCCACAAGACCATGGGCTTCCGGGTCTCCACCGAGCAGGAGAGCGTGGGTGTCGACCTCAGCCTCCACGCCGAGACTGCCTACGAGTTCGGCGTCGGTGGCCACGGCGGAAGCTTCCAGCCGCTGCACGACCTTGTTACGGGCAAGTCTGAAGAGAAAGCTGCCGCCGAAGGCAAGGAGAGTGTCCAGGCATGA